The proteins below are encoded in one region of Desulfonatronum thioautotrophicum:
- a CDS encoding NifU family protein, translated as MREKVQAVLETIRPHLQRDGGDVELVDVSEDGVVTVRLTGACKGCPMSRVTLKNVVEKTILKELPGIRSVQTA; from the coding sequence ATGCGGGAAAAGGTTCAGGCGGTGCTGGAAACAATCAGGCCGCATTTACAACGAGACGGCGGGGATGTGGAACTGGTGGACGTCTCGGAGGACGGTGTGGTCACGGTGCGGTTGACGGGGGCTTGCAAGGGATGCCCCATGTCGCGAGTAACGCTGAAAAACGTCGTGGAAAAGACCATCTTGAAGGAATTGCCCGGGATCAGGTCGGTTCAGACGGCTTAG